TTTTATTGTATTAACCGAAGGAAACAAAAAAGAGTGGACTTCTTTACAAAACATGCAGGTTATTGCGAATCCGCTCTCTTTTTATCCTGATCGTTCTAGTTCACTTGATCAAAAAGTTGTGATTTGTGTAGGCAAAATATCGTATCAAAAAGGGCAGGATCTTTTGGTCAAAGCCTGGGAAAAAGTACATCAAGCACATCCGGATTGGCAATTGCATTTGTACGGAAAAGAAAATCTTTCGTTTTTAGATACCAATAAACTAACCCATAATATCAAATATTTTCCACCTGAAAAAAATATAAAAGAAAAGTATTTGGAAAGTTCCATTTATGTGATGTCATCACGTTTTGAAGGTTTTGGCATGGTACTAATTGAAGCTATGGCCTGTGGCCTTCCTTGTGTTTCTTTTGATTGTGATTATGGACCTTCAGATATAATTGTTAATCAAGAAGATGGCTATATTATTCCTAAAAACAATATAATTGAGTTTTCTGAGCAATTAATACTATTAATAGAAGATTCTGACTTAAGAAAATCCTTTGGTAATAAAGCTAAACAGGATGTTCGCCGTTATGCTATTGAGAATATATCTCAGAAATGGAACCAATTGTTTAAATCCTTATAAATGAAAATAATCTTCAATACTGACCAAATCCATTTGCACGGTGGCATCGAAAAGGTCATGGCGACGAAGGCTAATTATTTTGCAGCTTTGCCAGAGGTTGAGGTCTATGTGGTAACCACCGAGCAGAAGAATCTACCACCGCGTTATGCATTAGATTCTCGGATAAAGTTGGTGGATTTAGGAGTTGATTATGATCGTACAAAATCTTATTTTTCGATAAAAAATTTAAAGAGAGCAAAACGTCATTATAAAAAGCAAAAGGCTTTATTTAAAAGTTTGAAGCCCGATGTTATTATTTCTCCCAATTTTAATTTTGATCATTATTGGTTGCCTTTTATAAAAGGAAATGCAAAACTTATTAAAGAACGTCACAGCTCCCGTTATCAGGAGGAAGAACAAAGGCAATCGGCATCGTTTCTAAAAAGATTAAAATATAAATTGAGCGATTGGGTGGAGCGACACTATAATCATATTGTTGTTTTAAATGCTGATGAAGCCCACTATGTTAAAACGGGGAATGCTGTTGTTATCCCCAACCCGATAGCATTGTCCCATTTATCCGCAGATATACATTCTAAAAAAGTAGTTGCAGCAGGACGCATTTCACCTGTTAAGAATTTCGGAGATTTAATAAAAGCCTGGGTATTTGTAAAAGCTGAGTTTCCTGATTGGCAGTTGGACATTCATGGCGAAGATTATTTGGGAACCCAAGCAACTTTAGAATCTCAAATTCGTGAAAATGGATTAGAGGATGTTATCAATTTCAAGGGAAGTTCAGACCAGATGCTAGAAGATATGTCGAAGTACAGTATTTATGCGATGACATCAGAAACCGAGTGTTTCCCTATGGTGTTGTTAGAAGCTTTATCGATTGGTCTGCCAACAGTGAGTTATGATTGTCCTAATGGACCTCGTAACATTATTGATAATGGCGAAGATGGCTATCTGGTGAAGCATCACGATGCTGAATCTTTTTCTATGGAGCTTAAAAGTCTTATGCGGAATTTATCGGAGCGTGAAAGATTACAAAAAAATGCGAAACATAATGTGTTGCGTTTTAGTTGTGCCAGCGTTATGAAACAATGGCAGGAATTATTAAATTTACCGCATGTTTGATTGGATTCCTGTAGAACTGTATACATCCTTGCATTATCACGTTTTGTTGCTTGTGATGCTTATTATTTTGGCGCATGCTTTTGTCTATGATGTAAGCGATCAGCAGAGTATTCAGTTTTTCCAAGTATTAGGAGGAATATTGACTTTTTTGCTAGTTCTTTATATGGGGCAGCGGCAGATTAGTGGGCGGTATTTTGGTGATACCTATAATTACGACAAGGCATATAAGCTTTTGCAATCTGGGGAGAGCATTAAAATAGAAAAAGATTTTCTTTTCAATTATATGATGGTCTATTCCAGTAAGATAATGGACATACATGGTTTTCTACAGCTTTGTGTTGTGCTGTACATTGTGCCATGTTATTTTTTTTCTAAGAAGTACTTTGGGAATTATTGGTTTTTCGCTATGTTTATGTTCATGGTGTCATATTCCTTCTGGGCATACGGTGTCAATGGTGTGCGCAATGGATTGGCAACGTCATTGTTTTTGTTGGCTTTGTGCTTATATCATCGAAAATGGCTGATGTATGCCTTGTTAATAATGTCTTATTTTATGCATGCCTCTTTGGTTATCCCCATAGCGGCTTTTGTGGTGTCTGGTCTTTACAAGAATCCTAAAGCTTATTTGGCTATTTGGTTGTTGGCAATTCCTTTGTCGTTAGCTGGAGGTTCTGCGTGGAGCAGCTTCTTTGCAAATTTAGGATTTGCTGAAGATCGGACGCAAGGTTATTTGACTGGAGGTTCGGAGGAGTATAATGATCAATTTTCGCAGAGTGGTTTTCGGTGGGATTTTTTAGCTTACAGTGCTTCTGCTGTATTTGCAGGATGGTATTTTATATTTAAAAAGAAAATTACAGATAAGTTTTATATCCATCTTTTTGGGACTTATTGTATTGCCAATGCCTTTTGGATCTTGGTGATTAACGCTGCTTTTAGTAATCGTTTTGCCTATTTGTCGTGGTTTTTGATGCCCGCCGTGATTGCCTATCCAATGTTTCGGTATAAGCTGTGGGATAATCAATATCGGGTATTTGGGATTATTTTGTTTTTGTATTTTATGTTTACTTATATAATGAATGTCATGTTATAATGAAATCGATTACTGTTTTTACACCAACTTTTAATAGAGCACATCTGCTTCCTAGACTTTACGAAAGTTTGAAAAACCAAACCTCAAAGGATTTCGTTTGGATGATTATTGACGATGGTTCGGTTGATGATACGAAAAGCTTAATAGCACAATGGAGGGAAGAAGCTGATTTTGAAATCCAGTACCATTACAAAGAGAATGGCGGTATGCATACTGCTCATAATCTCGCGTATTCTTTAACAGAAACCGAGTTGAATGTCTGTATCGACTCAGACGATGCAATGACAAAGGATGCTATTGAACTAATCGTAAAGCTTTGGGAATCCATTGATAATAAATCCAATGTCGCAGGAATCATTGGGTTAGATGTTGATAGAGAAGGGAAGATAATCGGAACGAAAATCCCCGAACATTTAGAGAAAGGTAGTTTACACGATTTATATCATCTTCATAATGTTAAAGGTGACAAAAAATTAGTTTTAAGAACTGATGTTGTGAGAAGCTATCCACCTTACCCTGAATATGAAGGTGAAAAATTAGTGCCTTTGGGGATTTTGTATTTAATGATTGGCAAAGATTATAATCTTTTGTATGCCAATGATGTATACTGCATTGTTGAATATCAGGATGGCGGCTCTACGAATTCCATCTTAAAACAGTACAAACAATCACCAAGAGGATTTGCATATAGTAGGAAACTTCAAATTAAACACGGTGATGGCATCTCAAACGAAATCAAGAATTATGTACATTTAATTTCTTCTTCTATTTTTGCAAAAGATATTCCCCTAGCATTTAAAGGCGTTAATCCACTAAAAAGTTTATTCATTTATCCTTTTGGTATCCTACTACATATCTATATTCTATTAAAAATTAAAAGTTCATGACCCAACCCATTCGAATCCTACAAGTTGTTACTATTATGAATTTAGGCGGATTAGAAAGTTTTCTAATGACCATTTATAGGAATATTGATCGATCTAAAGTTCAGTTTGACTTTTTAGTCCACAGACAAGAAAGAGGAGCTTTTGATGATGAGATTGAAAATTTAGGTGGTAAGATTTTTAGATTGAATCCTATTCGGCCCGCACGGTTTTTTCAATATCAAAAAGAACTCAAATCATTTTTCTTAGACCATAAAGAATATAAAATTATTCATTCTCATCTCAATGAAAATAGCGCCATAGTATTAAATGTCGCCAAAAGATTAAATATCCCAATACGTATAGCCCATTCACATGCAAAAGCAACTGCTGGACCTTATAAATTTTTAAGAGAATTTATTAAAACGAGAATTTATCCAAATTCCACCTTGAATCTGGCATGTTCAGAAGATGCAGGAAAATGGCTATATGGTGGAAAAGATTTTGACGTTTTTAAAAATAGTGTGGATGTAGAAAAATTTAAATTCCCCCAAAATTCAGAAAAAATAAAAACTTTAAAAGATGAAGTAGGCATTGATAGTAAAGACTTTGTAATGGGATTAGTGGCGCGATTTAGTTTTACTAAAAATCATATATTTTTAATTGATGTTTTTAATGAATATCAAAAATTAAATCAATATTCTAAACTACTTCTTGTTGGAGATGGTGAGTTGAAATTAGAAATAAATAATTACATTAAAGAATTAAATCTTCAAGAAAAAGTCTTATTTACGGGCAATGTTAGTAATCCCCAAGACTATTTAAGTTTAATGAATATATTTGTCATGACATCATTTAATGAAGGTATGCCTGTTGTCTTAATAGAAGCACAGTGTAATGGCTTACCTGTTTTAATGTCTGATACCATACCAGCAGAGATTGAAATTACAGATTTAACTTATAGAGAATCTTTAAATTCTTCTCCAAAACATTGGGCTAATAAAATAAATGAGATTAAAGAATTGCATAAAGATGACCATAGAGAACTATATAAAACCATAATTAAAGATAAAAACTATGATATTAGTTCAAATGCTCAGAAATTAATTGATCTTTATATGTCTAATTATCAAGAATCATTAAAAAATTAATATATAATGAAAATTCTAATTGCAGGCGATTATTGTCCCATTGGTCGAAACGCCCAAATAATAGAGAAAGAAGAATATGTTTCTTTATTTAATGGTTTTGAGAATCTTACAAAGCAAGTAGATTATTCCATTGTGAATTTAGAATGTCCAATTACGGTTTTTAATGAAAGAATAAATAAAACAGGACCTTGTATAAAAACTGAGGACACGAAGGCTCTGGCTGCTTTAAAATTTGCTGGTTTTGACTTACTCACTTTGGCAAACAATCACATTCAAGATTATGGTTCAAAAGGTGTTAAAGATACCCTCAAAAATGCGCATGATTTTGGCTTTGAAACTGTAGGAGCAGCGGACAATTTAAAGAATGCGAAAAAGCCATTTATTAAAGAAATACAAGGAATAAAAGTAGGTGTCCTCAATGTTGCGGAAAATGAATTTTGTGCTGCGACAGATCAATCAGCAGGAGCTTATACATTCAACTTAATTGATAATCTCCAAGAAGTTAAGCTTCTTAAACAAAAAGTAGATAAACTTATTCTTATTTACCACGGTGGAAGAGAACATTACCAATTACCTTCACCTGAATTACGAAAACGGTTTCGGTTTTTTATTGAAAATGGGGTAGATGCAATTGTAGCCCATCATACACATTGTTTTAGTGGTTATGAATATTACAACAACAAACCTATAGTTTACAGTTTAGGAAATTTCATTTTTGATTATAAGAAGAAATACCAAAAAGGAATATGGACGGAAGGAATGAGTGTAATTTTAAATTTAGTAAATAATGAATTTACGGTTGAGTTAATTCCCCATTTTCAAGGAAGAGAAAATGATTCCACATTGCATTTATTAGAAAACGAAAATAAAAAGGAGTTTTTAAATAAAATAGATAAATTGAATGCAATTATTTCTGATGATACTCTTTTCATGGAAGAGTGGGATAACTATATAAAATCACAAGAGAAGTTTTATTTATCCAGTTTATATATCAAAAACATTTATTTTCGAATGTTATTTATAAAAGGATTCCTTCCTATTTCCCTTCTTCGGAATAAACATAATAAATTAATCTTAAATCTTATGCGGTGTGAAGCACACCGTGAAATTATGATAGATGTATTATCAAATGAATTGGGTTCACATGAAAGATAAAATCTATAAAATATTACCAGACTTTTTACAAAATTTTTTGATAAGTCTTTTCAATATATTGGCTTATAAAGAACGTTACGGCGGAAAGTATCAGTTTTATCTAAAGCGGTTTAAAGATAATCGTCAACTTTCTAGGGCAGCTTTGAAAGATATTCAAAAACAAAGGTTCTCTGAGTTTTTGCACCAAGCAATATCTAAATCTGAATATTATAAAGACTATCCGTTGGTTGACTTAGCAAATATTGAACAATTACCTATTTTAAAAAAAGAGGATTTAAGACAACATATAAAAGAAGTATTTACTATTACTAAAAGTGATGGTATTGTTTCTAAGACAGGTGGAACAACAGGGAAGTCTTTGGAAGTTTTGTTTTCTAAGGAAAATATGCAGGAACGTTTTGCAATGCTAGATGATTTTCGTGGACGATTTGGTTATAAGCTAGGAAAGAAAACAGCCTGGTTTTCTGGAAAAGATCTATTGACAGCTAGTGATATTAATAAGAAACGTTTTTGGAAAACCGATTTTATCCATAAGGTTCGTTATTATTCAACTTTTCATATCAAAGATGATTATCTTAAATATTATGTTGAAAATCTCATTAAATATCAACCTGAATATATGGTGGGTTTTCCATCGAGTATTTTGGAAATTGCAAAATGCGGTATTGCTAATGGATATGATTTTCCGGCTAACTGTATCAAAGCTATTTTTCCCACAGCAGAAACGATTACAGAAGAAATGCGTGCTGTAATTGAAGCTTTTTTTAAAGCCAAACTTATTGATCAGTACGCATCGTCTGAAGGAGCACCTTTTGTTTTTGAATGTCGCAATGGACATTTGCACCTTGAATTACAAAGTGGTGTTTTTGAGGTGTTGGATGACTCGAATCAACCTACTTTTGAAGGTAAATTGGTTGTTACGAGTTTTACTACTGAGGCAACTCCTTTAATTAGATATGATATTGGAGATTCCATTATTTTGGATGATGCTGATAAAGTTTGTGGGTGTGGGAATAACAATCCTTTAGTTAAAAAGATTCTGGGACGTATTGATGATTACATATTTTCACCGCAAACAGGAAAGATTAACTTGGGAAATATTTCTAATACCTTAAAAGATACAAAGGGCATTATTCGTTTTCAAGCCATACAGAATGAATTGAATCAAGTCAATATATTAATTATTACTGATTCTAAAACATTCGATGCTAAAAGTTATGATAAATTTTTAGCGA
This genomic stretch from Chryseobacterium sp. POL2 harbors:
- a CDS encoding glycosyltransferase family 4 protein; this translates as MKLLYITNGINGSGGLERVLSIKASYFAEQMNYEVHVLVLNNTHESRFYDFSSNIKFHSIEVKGNPFSYFLNYKKGVQEVVRLVNPDIILVCDDGLKGFFLPSLITTKAKWIYERHVSKLIEMRDDFGFGKRLIIHLKWWLMENLAKTYDCFIVLTEGNKKEWTSLQNMQVIANPLSFYPDRSSSLDQKVVICVGKISYQKGQDLLVKAWEKVHQAHPDWQLHLYGKENLSFLDTNKLTHNIKYFPPEKNIKEKYLESSIYVMSSRFEGFGMVLIEAMACGLPCVSFDCDYGPSDIIVNQEDGYIIPKNNIIEFSEQLILLIEDSDLRKSFGNKAKQDVRRYAIENISQKWNQLFKSL
- a CDS encoding glycosyltransferase family 4 protein yields the protein MKIIFNTDQIHLHGGIEKVMATKANYFAALPEVEVYVVTTEQKNLPPRYALDSRIKLVDLGVDYDRTKSYFSIKNLKRAKRHYKKQKALFKSLKPDVIISPNFNFDHYWLPFIKGNAKLIKERHSSRYQEEEQRQSASFLKRLKYKLSDWVERHYNHIVVLNADEAHYVKTGNAVVIPNPIALSHLSADIHSKKVVAAGRISPVKNFGDLIKAWVFVKAEFPDWQLDIHGEDYLGTQATLESQIRENGLEDVINFKGSSDQMLEDMSKYSIYAMTSETECFPMVLLEALSIGLPTVSYDCPNGPRNIIDNGEDGYLVKHHDAESFSMELKSLMRNLSERERLQKNAKHNVLRFSCASVMKQWQELLNLPHV
- a CDS encoding EpsG family protein: MFDWIPVELYTSLHYHVLLLVMLIILAHAFVYDVSDQQSIQFFQVLGGILTFLLVLYMGQRQISGRYFGDTYNYDKAYKLLQSGESIKIEKDFLFNYMMVYSSKIMDIHGFLQLCVVLYIVPCYFFSKKYFGNYWFFAMFMFMVSYSFWAYGVNGVRNGLATSLFLLALCLYHRKWLMYALLIMSYFMHASLVIPIAAFVVSGLYKNPKAYLAIWLLAIPLSLAGGSAWSSFFANLGFAEDRTQGYLTGGSEEYNDQFSQSGFRWDFLAYSASAVFAGWYFIFKKKITDKFYIHLFGTYCIANAFWILVINAAFSNRFAYLSWFLMPAVIAYPMFRYKLWDNQYRVFGIILFLYFMFTYIMNVML
- a CDS encoding glycosyltransferase family 2 protein, which gives rise to MKSITVFTPTFNRAHLLPRLYESLKNQTSKDFVWMIIDDGSVDDTKSLIAQWREEADFEIQYHYKENGGMHTAHNLAYSLTETELNVCIDSDDAMTKDAIELIVKLWESIDNKSNVAGIIGLDVDREGKIIGTKIPEHLEKGSLHDLYHLHNVKGDKKLVLRTDVVRSYPPYPEYEGEKLVPLGILYLMIGKDYNLLYANDVYCIVEYQDGGSTNSILKQYKQSPRGFAYSRKLQIKHGDGISNEIKNYVHLISSSIFAKDIPLAFKGVNPLKSLFIYPFGILLHIYILLKIKSS
- a CDS encoding glycosyltransferase family 1 protein, translating into MTQPIRILQVVTIMNLGGLESFLMTIYRNIDRSKVQFDFLVHRQERGAFDDEIENLGGKIFRLNPIRPARFFQYQKELKSFFLDHKEYKIIHSHLNENSAIVLNVAKRLNIPIRIAHSHAKATAGPYKFLREFIKTRIYPNSTLNLACSEDAGKWLYGGKDFDVFKNSVDVEKFKFPQNSEKIKTLKDEVGIDSKDFVMGLVARFSFTKNHIFLIDVFNEYQKLNQYSKLLLVGDGELKLEINNYIKELNLQEKVLFTGNVSNPQDYLSLMNIFVMTSFNEGMPVVLIEAQCNGLPVLMSDTIPAEIEITDLTYRESLNSSPKHWANKINEIKELHKDDHRELYKTIIKDKNYDISSNAQKLIDLYMSNYQESLKN
- a CDS encoding CapA family protein, with protein sequence MKILIAGDYCPIGRNAQIIEKEEYVSLFNGFENLTKQVDYSIVNLECPITVFNERINKTGPCIKTEDTKALAALKFAGFDLLTLANNHIQDYGSKGVKDTLKNAHDFGFETVGAADNLKNAKKPFIKEIQGIKVGVLNVAENEFCAATDQSAGAYTFNLIDNLQEVKLLKQKVDKLILIYHGGREHYQLPSPELRKRFRFFIENGVDAIVAHHTHCFSGYEYYNNKPIVYSLGNFIFDYKKKYQKGIWTEGMSVILNLVNNEFTVELIPHFQGRENDSTLHLLENENKKEFLNKIDKLNAIISDDTLFMEEWDNYIKSQEKFYLSSLYIKNIYFRMLFIKGFLPISLLRNKHNKLILNLMRCEAHREIMIDVLSNELGSHER
- a CDS encoding phenylacetate--CoA ligase family protein, with protein sequence MKDKIYKILPDFLQNFLISLFNILAYKERYGGKYQFYLKRFKDNRQLSRAALKDIQKQRFSEFLHQAISKSEYYKDYPLVDLANIEQLPILKKEDLRQHIKEVFTITKSDGIVSKTGGTTGKSLEVLFSKENMQERFAMLDDFRGRFGYKLGKKTAWFSGKDLLTASDINKKRFWKTDFIHKVRYYSTFHIKDDYLKYYVENLIKYQPEYMVGFPSSILEIAKCGIANGYDFPANCIKAIFPTAETITEEMRAVIEAFFKAKLIDQYASSEGAPFVFECRNGHLHLELQSGVFEVLDDSNQPTFEGKLVVTSFTTEATPLIRYDIGDSIILDDADKVCGCGNNNPLVKKILGRIDDYIFSPQTGKINLGNISNTLKDTKGIIRFQAIQNELNQVNILIITDSKTFDAKSYDKFLANWKARVGDEMIINIQETDYIPVEKSGKYRIVKNNIKHLI